The following proteins are co-located in the Vigna angularis cultivar LongXiaoDou No.4 chromosome 2, ASM1680809v1, whole genome shotgun sequence genome:
- the LOC108321743 gene encoding uncharacterized protein LOC108321743 isoform X1, translating into MRRRKARRKSYCADKVQRGLMKRYLRKKFWNLLELHNCFEMAGLLGYRSLPPKAKNLVVAGGLTAFVFGAYFYTMRAVGGTDELQVAIDKFESDKSKKDGETNIPSKV; encoded by the exons ATGAGGAGAAGAAAGGCGAGAAGAAAGAGTTATTGCGCCGACAAAGTTCAACGTGGATTGATGAAGAGATACTTGAGAAAAAAGTTTTGGAATCTATTGGAGCTCCACAATTGTTTTGAG ATGGCTGGACTTTTAGGATATAGGAGCCTTCCACCCAAGGCAAAGAATTTGGTAGTTGCTGGGGGTTTGACAGCTTTTGTCTTTGGTGCCTACTTCTACACCATGAGGGCTGTTGGTGGCACTGATGAACTGCAGGTAGCAATTGATAAGTTTGAATCTGACAAGAGCAAGAAGGATGGTGAAACCAATATTCCATCTAAGGTCTAA
- the LOC108321743 gene encoding uncharacterized protein LOC108321743 isoform X2 has translation MAGLLGYRSLPPKAKNLVVAGGLTAFVFGAYFYTMRAVGGTDELQVAIDKFESDKSKKDGETNIPSKV, from the coding sequence ATGGCTGGACTTTTAGGATATAGGAGCCTTCCACCCAAGGCAAAGAATTTGGTAGTTGCTGGGGGTTTGACAGCTTTTGTCTTTGGTGCCTACTTCTACACCATGAGGGCTGTTGGTGGCACTGATGAACTGCAGGTAGCAATTGATAAGTTTGAATCTGACAAGAGCAAGAAGGATGGTGAAACCAATATTCCATCTAAGGTCTAA
- the LOC108321655 gene encoding uncharacterized protein LOC108321655: protein MLRSLLRSFSTSARASQQLENHKFLPPNSFLGSWEAPRDPKEAEAKLAMLRRDYAKQVKEVRKEYIREMEAMKIEKERKDEARREALRIANEERKKLKAQAAQLRAQERDIERQQFRQMLVCSSNPIVVWTKLICNSLLVQFVFANVHGICSH from the coding sequence ATGCTCCGTTCATTGCTCCGCTCGTTTTCGACGTCGGCGAGGGCGTCACAGCAGCTGGAGAACCACAAGTTTCTCCCTCCGAACTCCTTCCTGGGAAGCTGGGAGGCGCCGCGGGACCCGAAGGAAGCGGAGGCGAAGCTGGCGATGCTGAGAAGGGACTACGCGAAGCAAGTGAAGGAGGTTCGAAAGGAGTACATAAGAGAGATGGAAGCGATGAAGATCGAGAAGGAGCGCAAGGACGAGGCTCGCAGGGAAGCCCTCAGAATTGCCAATGAAGAGCGCAAGAAGCTCAAGGCTCAAGCCGCTCAGCTCAGAGCCCAAGAACGCGATATCGAACGACAACAGTTTCGACAAATGTTGGTATGTTCGTCCAATCCAATTGTTGTTTGGACAAAACTTATATGCAATTCATTATTGGTACAATTTGTTTTTGCCAATGTGCATGGTATATGTTCGCATTAA